From the Rattus norvegicus strain BN/NHsdMcwi chromosome 15, GRCr8, whole genome shotgun sequence genome, the window TTATTAAggtctgcctctgagagactatttgagttcctacattttactcatccacatctctctgtttaggatttctttattcatttccttccacagttattgttttcacacatttctttactttctctttaaaggcctctcccatatgtgcaaatgctgttttacagtctttttttattcttgttcttcagTCATGTTGACATGTTCAGGGCCTTCTGTCATAGTGTTGATGGGCTCTAATAGAGATTTGAATGCCCTGGCTGTTACTGGTTGTGTTTCTATGCTGGTCTGTAGTTATCTGGgcttgggaagattgtaattctaggtgctgatacTGCTTTTGTGTGTAGAAAGTATTTGATCCCAACCATGGATTTCTGCCCATCCTTTGCCCAgttagtttctggataaaagattCACACTAGCTTTATATCTATGATAATCCTTAATCAGCACAAGAGTTGGGCAGATAGCTATCCTCTATACTATTATGCATATTTTTCCAATAATTCCGTTATATAATTTGCCATGGTTTTGTCTGGGATGCTTTAAACTCCAATTAGACCACTCACACGGCcattatttaaagatttttacctcatggtggcttctcctctatttatgttcttctttctacccctgtctgtaatggtctcctcccacccccacgcTGGGATCACCAGGGAACACCTGTCTTAATTCTGTACAGCTTGTGACTATAGGCCTTTTAatttacaattcagaaataacttggagTCAAGGTCACATAAgagtatgcattggtgttttctttctttcgtttgctgttgttattgttgctgttgcccctgtttttattttgtcttttttttttttttcacagctgAGAACCATatccagggccttatgcttgttcggcaagtgctctaccactgagctaaatccccaaccccgttgttgttgtttttaatttgtctttgttggtttggttggttggttggtttttgagacagtgtttttctaCTGCactagcattttcaaaagccagttgcttgattaagatatctggggtcagagaaaTGCCTGAGtgttagtattctgctagcagccttctgatgaagatgtagaactcacaactCCTGCTGCACCGCTGCACCACACCTGCTTAGAGGGTGACATGCCCCCACCTTAAAGATATTGAACTAAacatctgaacctataagcccagccccaattaaatgttgtccttcataagacttACTTTGGTCATGCTatatgttctcagcagtaaaaccctaacttcaCGGTCCTCTGAAggatcatttccccaatgtaggggactgCCAGGGCGTTGAGGGCACATAATTTAGGGCAAACATAGTCATGAGCCTATTGGGTAGCGCtgaccttaaatattaaattatcatttttcagtTCTGTAATAGCTGCCAACTGTAGGCTGGATACAATGGGGGCTAGAATGCCATATACATCTAATGCAGGGCAAAGGGAAGGAGCGTCATCCAGTCCCACCAGTCTCTAAGGCTAATTCAGTTAAGGTCTAATTTAGAGTTCTATGTATCCTTTCTACCTGCCCTTAACTGTGGGGATGATATGCATAATGAAGCTTCCAATTAGTCCCCAAGATCTTAGTCAGTCCCTGACATTTCTGAAATATGAAGGCAGGCCCTTATCTGGTCCTATTACCTTAGGTGCTCCAAACCTGGGAAAATCTCTTCTAGTATCTCTATCCGTCTATCCAGGAGGAAATGTCCACAAAAACCAGCAGGTATTTTGAGCcatgtctttcttccttaatctctataaaatcaattttcccaGTAGAGGCCTCCAAGCTCTTACCTCTCAGTCAGGAGTTTGGATATTTGGGGTGACTGGGAGTGTTGCTCAGCTGATAAGCTTTAAAGTTTGTCATTCGTTTTACTCCCAAGTGAGTGACTCTGTGGATCTTTCTGAGAAGAGTTCTTGTTAAAGAGATGGATAATATTAGCTTACGCTCGATAATCACCGTCccatttagtttctttttctgcatgtatCAGTTGATCTAGGTGGTTCAGGTAGAACAGTATCCAATCTAGAGATGCTGTTTTCTTTAAGACTATGTCCTTAGCGGCCTTGTTAGCCCGTCtgttatctctagccattgggttctTTTCCCATGATGAGGGCCTGTGTTAATGTTATTAGCTTGGCCCTTTGAATTGAAGTGTCTGGAGGAACAGACTGAGTCCAGACTACCTCCATTTCCAGTGTCACTACTGCCCctgctctcctctgaccctcatgGGTAAAGCTGCTTTTGTTAATAAACCAGATCTGTTCTGTCTCTGACAGAGGAGAATCACTttgatggagtggacagtccAAGTCAGGGTCGGGCAGCAGAATTGCACGGTTCGGGGTAACAGGTGGCTGGAAAATATGTAAGCCATAGTAGATTGagaaagtctgataatgaagccTGTAGACATTACTGAACagcaatctgtgtgtgtgtgtgtgtgtgtgtgtgtgtgtgtgtgtgtgtgtgtgtgtgatgagtccCAAAGTTAACTTATCCGCATCTTTATCCAACAGTGCTGTGGCAACAATAATAAGCAGGCAATCCTGCTGTCACTGAGTCCAGTTTCTATGATAAATAAGCCATTGGCCATTTCTATGGTAGTCTTTTCTCCTGGATCCAGGGCTTTGTTGGCTAGAGGGGCTCTAATTAATTCTTCTTGTCTAATCTGCACTCTTCTATAATCTCTGCAACTTTTATTAGCTTGTATCTGTAACTTTTATCTAATATTTGGCACTAACTAATTGAAGAAAGCCCTGTGCTagagttctctgttttctcttatttaatatcatatcTAAACACTGGCAAATTATTGTTTAAACCTGCTTACAGAGCCTGGTGGCAAATCTGGAGGAGATCCCTAACCCTTACACCCATTAAATAACCAATCTGGGTGGGTTCCCTGTGGGCCCAAGGGCCAGTTTCTTGGCCTATGTCTGTGGTGAAGAGAATCTGTAAGAACTTTTCGGGGGAGTTGGTGTCATGTCCTGAATACAGTTTATTCTACATTATGCCATCCTGTGGCTGGTTCCTCAGGGGAAGAGATGCCTCAACATGAGCCTACCAGAGGCATcccctttctttatataaaataaatctttttcatcttaaaaacTCAGAGACCACATTTACTCGGACAGGGAGCAAGCATTTCTCTTGGCAAGAAGGATATTCATTTACTGAACAAAAGATGTGACCAAGAGTCAGTTGCAAACTCTGTTAATGGATACATATGACCACTTGGGGCCTCTCCTGTCATGGACCCTGGATGCCAGACTGCACTGTGTCTGCCCTaggcagaaggagaggggaagaggggataaaCCAGTGAGAAATGTAAAACCTGGAGCTGGTcctgagggaaaaagaaactcaacaaatgactgctgagaattgaactcaggacatctggaagagcagtcagtgttcttaaccactgagccatctctccagcccttaagctAACACTGTCAACACGGATGGAGCTAACCGCTAGGCTGGACTCAGATTTTGTTCCCGTTGACAAAGAAGTGttagcagggaggaggagggaaaacttCTGAAACACTATATCCTCTACTGCTGacaccttgggggggggggtcctgtggccatttaacatcaaaCGCAGGCCACTCTAAGTTACATTAAGTGGTCATTAGTCCTAACAACCTGTCCCATGTCAAAAAATTtcgtcagtccaagtccaagaacacagaaaacaaaagaacaactaaCACAAAGCGCCCTCTTTCACAGCTGAAGTACACAGACCAGCCTGTCCATGCCACGGACAGGATAACTCAGGCTATCTGCTCCAGCCACTGGCCAGATCAAAGTCCTGTTACTGAGGCTGTCCGAGCCCTCCTTAAGCTTGCACATATGAATCtaaccaaaagcagaacacatgGAAGCTAGATAGAGGCAACATAGACAACTGTGGTACATCGCTCAAGCTGTCACTTCCCCGATTCACCACTCTCCTGTGGGTCCCCCACAAGAGGGGAGTTTACTGGCCAATACACAAAATGTGAGGTGCAAATTGAACCACTACCTGGACCTCCTGAAATGTTACTCACAGAGGAGGAAATCTATGCAAAAACAAGAGTTAGAAATTCCAAAATATCAGGGTCATCCCATTTCAGAGAGAGAAGTCCCTGAGTAGAGTCTACCAGGGAGTTATATACTTGCAATTAAggtagaattcaaacaattggggcagaatttggaGAAAGGTAACTATATAGGGTACTATCAGTGGGGAGAGGCAACCTCCAAATTGACTTGCAGTCAGTGGGCTGTTCTGGGACCTTCTGAGGGAGTCGGATGGGGAGTCACAGGAGGCTTTTTCAACAGTCTGGTTTGCAGCTGTTGCAGGAACTACACtagctctactcctcctggaagggaggggtcattCTTTGCTCAGAGGTtggtggtggaattttcccaccgGCCTCAGATTTGTTCCAACTCGGGCTCTTTCATGGGGACTTTGGATCTGGAAAGCTGTGGAAATGCTTTAAatagggcttaatgggccatcctagaacaaatatggaagactttattACTGAAAGTGGTTTAAATTGTGTGACTCTGTCCCAAGCATACTGTGAAGAATTTCAATATTTGCTTAGAGACTCTTTGGGGAGATTTTAtggtaaagaatgtggctacCTTTTGCACTTGTCTGAAGATTCTGCGTGAGAACTAGATTAAGAAAATCAGATAAATTgaattgaaaaaggaagtctcagaaacaccacTATGTGGCCCCCATAGTCTTATATGTTTGAAGAAGCCTCTGGAAGCCTCAGAGTGAAATGTgcaggtttgtatatgcttggcccagggagtggtactattataCGGTACGGCTCTTTGGAGTAGGTATTTCCTTGTTGGGTCAggtgtttagctgtgggtctggcctttaagaccctcatcctagctgcctgaaactgagtattctgctagcaaacatcagatgaagatgtagaactctcagctcctacagcaccatatctgcttagttgctgccaggctcccaccttgatgataaagaactgaaaatctgaacctttaagccagctccaattaaatgctgtcctttataacatttgtcttagtcatggtatctgttctcggcagtgaaaccctaactaaaaactTCACATAGATGCCTGGAAGTTTAGATAATTAGCATGCGTACCCCATAAATGTGTCCCTACATATCTCAAGAAACACTTTGTTCAGGTATGATCCATTGCCACAAATAAGGAACACGATGAAGGACAAACGTCcagggtaggggctggagagatggctcatcatttgagaatttgtttctcaaaagACCTGCAGGGCACCTAACAATCCTCTGTCACTTAAGTTCCAGGTGAaacccaatgacctcttctggcctttggggaaTAGCACGCACAGACCtacagaaggcaaaacactcataaatataaaataaatcaacgacaacaacaaacaaaaacaaaagcacccaaagatgggaaaaccaaaggagaaaactcatagggcacctttgcctggatattttgtccagcttttaaagaaatctagaaactgaATTGTAAACTATGTGGTCTGCTTGAGTTGAAATCCCAAATGGAACATAGTACATTGTCAAGAACAAAAGTCATCATCCTaatcaagaagaacaagaaaacaaccaaccataAAAACCCTATCCCCTGAAAGGTCTTGCAATTTATTATCTCTTCTGTGCAGTTACAATTGATAtcatgtttgaaggaaaccaaaagcaagcaattctgtttcatgactgcttctatactccctataatattgttttatttcctgggagaTACTACAGAACACCTGATGAATATTCCATTAAtatgttcaacactctcatccacaaaagagtatattttagtggtcactaaatatttgataaggatacagcattgataattttttcatcatgaagttggtattcagagttggacacacaatctacactgaaagtacaattttctttgtatctcagtctgactgggaagtaattatgatgcccaatccctgtgagaatgcagagatccatctctgcctgagagctgtgggatttcagatggttacatcacacctcaataaagaaggttcttaagagtgacgaGTTCGAGATCACTGTTTGATTCACAAGGATACATTCGATTTACTCAAAAGTAACAGGACACAAGGATTCAATATCTGCGGTGTAGATGGTCTTGCTGGCCTCCTCACagaacctctttccctcctcacaggatgcttgcagttcagtctgctccaccagcagttttctgttctcattcatcaaaatccttacattcttcttcaattcattgcattcattcaggaggtggaagtttctgatgctgaatcaaaaacaaataatggtaaatcccaggcagTTTCTGTTTGCCTGccactcctgcaagtacaatcatcccttcaagggcccCATCCCCAGGCATCTCCAGACTAGAGCCACAGTTTGcatgttagcaccaattagaggcagGTCAAATCCCGAGTCCGCACTCCATGGGAATCAAAGTACTTCAGAAAATCTTGACACTAGAGGGTATATATACATCAAAGCAGAGGAAATGGTGCATATGGGTGCTTATGTGTTCATGGTATTCTAAAATCATTGGCAGGTGGAGGGCCAATCCCCTCTGAGGGCTGATAGAAGACCCAGCAGCTATACAATcttcccatgtgtttctcatggatcccagatcttttttcaaagtcatagctggacagaagtattccctgcctagtgctggggtctcctttctgtcagtgactcaccggtaggaattgttctcttgtatgagctccttgtacttcgccatggcatcacttatccaGTTGGTCATCTTATGCATGTCCATCGTTCTCATCTCATGTTGGGATTTAAGCATTGGCAATTCAACACTCAGCCTGTGTTAGAACATGAcccaaggaacaaataactgtctgaccccatgatttcagaattaggtgaagtgtaaataaaaaatagccaataaaaaattcaaattcaaggaatgggggctagggaagaaagtggaaaactcaaagaccacagcaaaaacacaacagtgagattcaaaccatcactctcccatagaaaatatttctctgcaAATCAGCatgcatttgttttgaaataagtaaTCCTTAAAAGGCTGGTGAGATATGGTCCTATAAAGACTCTCTGTATAGGAGGGGAGAAAGTCTGAGAGCTgcatgtttgggaataacaagtgCCAAGAATTTATTCCCACAGTGACCTTTTCTAGGTCACAGTAAACCATCCttggataattaaaaaaaagaaaataaagttcaaagcaggaaaatgaataataaataaataaataaataaataaataaataaataaataaatgaactcaGACTGTTCTCTGGACTACCTAAGCCCAGTATATACCACAAACTTGCTACTtccaatggtgctggttaaatTAATTATCCTGGCCTTTGGACAGCAGAGCTAGGGGACCAAATGGAGGGAGCTGACCTTGAAGAGCTGGCCATGTAAGCATGAAGGAATTGAATAGTTGTGTAAGAAGTATAAGatgtttcctccagtctgtgccatagccttgggtccaacagaaagatgtgatgacatttctcttgttttgaatgcAGGGATTCTCAATCCTTGTTACATGACTCCCAGAGGCCGAAACTACTTTTTACAGGGAAGAGGATTCAtaacacctcctcccctcaggagagtcctattTGCCAGCAAGgtaaacagaaggagcaaagtgctctgttgatcaaTGACGGACTCAcggactcatcactatcatgacctgcaaactgttcatcaaacaaattctcagacccaatcaaaggtcccagacttCCTGATCCtaagcaaaacaaacacaaatacttTCACATCCATACGTTCATACCaacccatatacaaacataattagaatgccaactttatcgtggaggtgccatagaatcagtgtataacgaCCAAAATCAGAGTAAGAGTGATGACATTCAGGCATTTCATTTCACACACTTagatgcagcaagtgtgaccaggtccttccagctgttgaAAAAATCCAATTCAactccaaggagctcagggtcaagtacaagagaggttgaccctaaacacacagcacctagcttctcTCACAGGCCAGCACCTGTCAAGGCTCCTTAAAATCCAGAATGAGAGgtgaaacactttctttttttttttggttccttttttcggagctggagaccgaacccagggccttgtgcttcctaggtaagtgctctaccactgagctaaatccccagacccGAAACAGTTTCTTGATGTGAGGAAATCTTGGCTtagcagagagagcacaagacagtcaATAGGTTacagggcataatgactacctgtagtTCAAACCATCATTGACAAAAAGGTCCAGGATTCGAGAAAGTTCATCCCGCTCGAttttacacttctggatttcaagttTTAGttcctccaatttctttatacgCTTTTCATGGTTACTGATGAAATTTTCTGATGATGCCTTCCGAATAaaccctgtagatagataaacacaagtgaaTGTACATATTGGATAGCCCATGGGCAGAAAAGACCATTCTGAGTCTCAAAATggaggttgaggaagaggaaaggctggagacttgttgaatccctgaaagagaagaaaagctatctttaatgtggactcttaagctatttccctcttcccaacctccattGCCATACATAAGCCTCACTCACTATTACAGGATCCCTCATACTGAAAGATAGAATCTACCTCAGACATAAAGATTTGGGACATTGTCAGCAGATAACAGACGTGGAGCAGGTCAATCCTGGAGTTCACAGCACCATCAAACCCTAATCGTGTGTTCAAGCTTAAAGTGTCTGCgacctcaattcatgactagggggtTCATCCTTCCTTGTTGTTGTCACTACAGACTTAGTAACCTACaggaatctagaggatgaagtgcgtCAGCACCCAACCATGAACGGGCACATTGTTAGTCTCATAGGGCTTCCTCCTGGCATTCCTTGGCAGTAGAAATTAAAAAGCTCATAGAAAAGAAGCTGCAGGCTGtccaattcctggctctctgtcaaATTAATCATCAGGACTCTTGACTCTTGGTCTGCAATTGACAAattccaaggctcctgcttgtaaggccgactcctgaaaggctcagctcAAACCTCCCTCCTGGAGGAAGTTCCCCAACTCTACCCAGTACTCACtgtgccttccccagaatgatttcattcttctgtacttacaagacagaaggccagctttcttctgcctcggtctggtctctccttggtctcccctctccttctgaacTAGCTTGAGCAGCTGGTgaaacatgcctgtttgtgaaccCAAAAGGCACTGAGGGAATCccacaggcagttggtgtcaccacaacactggtgacatcacagaagattctagtgctCTCTTAGATACAAGAGATTGTCCAAGGAAGAGATTACTGATGACGtcactggaaagttctatggcctacctgctaaccaGCTCTCCCAAAAGAAACCAATTTCTATGAGGCCCTTTTCTGCAGCCTCTCCTGTGACCCAGGGAATATCCTTTGGCAACTTCTCCTCCAGAGttagatatttctctctgcttcatcggATGTCATCAATGCTTTTGATGGAGAGAGTtggttacaaccctgaattgCATATGATATTTTTGTTAGTATCTAAATCTCCAGGGACCACAAATGAGGACGATTTCTATCAATAATAAATCTACACCTGAGacgatgcacatacatacagtccaATTCCCAAATTTTTCTGTTTCCTAGAGGCCAATATATTCCtcctgtaattttaattttataaaacctgaATAATATTTGCTTATTGTGCATTGCTTGATAGCCAGGACTATTTCCACATACATGTCCATGTAGTTCACAAAGTCAATGTTAATAATCCtactttttgcaataaaaactcccttTTCTTCGGAATATaggggatcaactacagggcaaatataaaatcataaatttctgtcccttcttttacATATTAAGTAGGACATCATTCCTTTCTCAAATATAGCCAGACAATTAAATTGGTCATCAGTGAGTAAAGGTCA encodes:
- the LOC134481925 gene encoding uncharacterized protein LOC134481925 isoform X2, which translates into the protein MFHQLLKLVQKERGDQGETRPRQKKAGLLSWFIRKASSENFISNHEKRIKKLEELKLEIQKCKIERDELSRILDLFVNDGLNYSIRNFHLLNECNELKKNVRILMNENRKLLVEQTELQASCEEGKRFCEEASKTIYTADIESLCPVTFE
- the LOC134481925 gene encoding uncharacterized protein LOC134481925 isoform X1, with protein sequence MFHQLLKLVQKERGDQGETRPRQKKAGLLSWFIRKASSENFISNHEKRIKKLEELKLEIQKCKIERDELSRILDLFVNDGLNYRLSVELPMLKSQHEMRTMDMHKMTNWISDAMAKYKELIQENNSYRIRNFHLLNECNELKKNVRILMNENRKLLVEQTELQASCEEGKRFCEEASKTIYTADIESLCPVTFE